The following proteins come from a genomic window of Yinghuangia sp. ASG 101:
- a CDS encoding MFS transporter produces the protein MSTSLSKDPAQPPAPTTPEVNPRRWLALAFIALAQLMVIIDVTIVNIALPSAQTDLDVSDSARQWVLTAYTLAFGSLLLLGGRIADYTGRKRTFMIGLIGFAAASALGGAANTFGLLLAARALQGCFGALLAPAALSLLAVNFTDPKERATAFGVFGAIAGGGSALGLVLGGFLTEYLDWRWCFYVNLPVALIAGTGAYMVLTETRAEGRARFDIPGVLLATAGLFAVVYGLSEAESNGWGSATVVGLLIAGLVLLGAFVYVQTRVEQPLLPLRIALDRARGGAYLAIGLGVIALFGVFLFLTYYFQEVKGYSPVKAGLAFLPMSAAVVVVAGGLSSRLIPRVPPRLLIVPGLLIAAAGMITLSTVDVDTSYAGGALPSVLLLGAGMGLVMSTSMNYATHNVAPEDSGIASAMANTAQQVGGSIGIALLNTIATTATADYLRDRTPSQEVVHAGLVEGFSQASVYAACILVGAAVVVGFVMNTPRPKPVPHTGGAADDSAPRAVHVG, from the coding sequence ATGAGCACGTCGCTTTCGAAAGACCCCGCTCAACCGCCCGCACCCACCACCCCCGAGGTCAACCCGCGCCGCTGGCTGGCCCTCGCCTTCATCGCCCTCGCGCAACTGATGGTCATCATCGACGTGACCATCGTGAACATCGCCCTGCCGTCGGCCCAGACGGACCTCGACGTCTCCGACTCCGCGAGGCAGTGGGTCCTCACCGCCTACACCCTCGCCTTCGGCAGCCTGCTGCTGCTCGGCGGCCGGATCGCCGACTACACGGGCCGCAAGCGCACGTTCATGATCGGCCTGATCGGTTTCGCCGCCGCCTCGGCGCTGGGCGGCGCGGCGAACACCTTCGGCCTGCTGCTCGCCGCCCGCGCGCTGCAAGGGTGCTTCGGGGCCCTGCTGGCGCCCGCCGCGCTGTCGCTGCTGGCGGTCAACTTCACCGACCCGAAGGAACGCGCCACGGCGTTCGGGGTGTTCGGCGCGATCGCGGGCGGCGGCAGCGCGCTGGGGCTCGTCCTCGGCGGGTTCCTGACCGAATACCTCGACTGGCGCTGGTGCTTCTACGTCAACCTCCCGGTGGCGCTGATCGCGGGCACGGGCGCCTACATGGTCCTGACCGAGACGCGCGCGGAGGGCCGGGCACGGTTCGACATCCCCGGCGTCCTGCTGGCCACCGCGGGCCTGTTCGCGGTCGTGTACGGGCTGAGCGAGGCCGAGTCGAACGGCTGGGGCTCGGCGACCGTCGTGGGCCTGCTGATCGCCGGCCTGGTGCTGCTCGGCGCGTTCGTGTACGTCCAGACCCGCGTCGAACAGCCGCTGCTGCCCCTGCGGATCGCGCTCGACCGCGCACGCGGCGGCGCGTACCTGGCGATAGGGCTCGGCGTCATCGCGCTGTTCGGGGTCTTCCTGTTCCTCACCTACTACTTCCAGGAGGTCAAGGGCTACTCGCCGGTCAAGGCCGGCCTGGCCTTCCTGCCGATGTCGGCGGCGGTCGTGGTCGTCGCGGGCGGGCTGTCGTCCCGCCTGATCCCCCGGGTTCCGCCGCGCCTGCTGATCGTGCCGGGCCTGCTGATCGCCGCGGCCGGCATGATCACGCTCTCCACCGTGGACGTGGACACGTCGTACGCGGGCGGCGCCCTGCCGTCGGTCCTGCTGCTGGGCGCGGGCATGGGCCTGGTGATGTCCACCTCGATGAACTACGCGACCCACAACGTGGCGCCGGAGGACTCCGGCATCGCGTCCGCGATGGCCAACACCGCGCAGCAGGTCGGCGGTTCGATCGGCATCGCGCTGCTGAACACGATCGCGACGACCGCGACGGCGGACTACCTGCGCGACCGGACACCGTCGCAGGAGGTCGTGCACGCGGGGCTCGTGGAGGGCTTCTCGCAGGCGTCCGTGTACGCGGCGTGCATCCTCGTGGGTGCCGCGGTGGTGGTCGGCTTCGTGATGAACACGCCGCGCCCGAAGCCCGTGCCGCACACGGGCGGCGCCGCGGACGACAGCGCGCCCCGCGCGGTGCACGTCGGCTGA
- the mshC gene encoding cysteine--1-D-myo-inosityl 2-amino-2-deoxy-alpha-D-glucopyranoside ligase: MYAWPAPELPVLPGQGASPRVYDSAAGDLVTTAPGPVARLYVCGITPYDATHMGHAATYVAFDLLQRVWRDAGHRVHYVQNVTDVDDPLLERAARDGEDWTELAVRETTLFREDMTALRVLPPDHYIGVVEAIDRIVPLVVDLKEKGAAYDVDGDIYFSVASDPRFGAVSGLSPDDMLKLSAERGGDPERPGKKNPLDPLLWRAARDGEPSWPSPLGPGRPGWHIECVAIAVDHLGMAFDVQGGGSDLVFPHHEMGASHAQVATGEAPYAKAYVHAGMVGLDGEKMSKSRGNLVFVSALRRAGVEPMAMRLALLAHHYRSDWEWTDDVLTAAQDRLDRWRAAVSRPDGPPADALLAALRERLADDLDAPGALAAMDAWAATQSTGGGTDAGAPGVASRAVDALLGVAL; encoded by the coding sequence ATGTATGCCTGGCCTGCCCCCGAATTGCCCGTCCTGCCTGGTCAGGGCGCCTCCCCGCGCGTGTACGACAGCGCCGCGGGCGATCTTGTGACGACCGCCCCGGGGCCGGTGGCCCGGTTGTACGTCTGCGGCATCACGCCGTACGACGCGACACACATGGGGCACGCCGCGACGTACGTGGCCTTCGACCTGCTCCAGCGGGTATGGCGCGACGCCGGACACCGCGTGCATTACGTCCAGAACGTCACCGACGTCGACGACCCGCTCCTGGAGCGCGCCGCACGCGACGGCGAGGACTGGACCGAACTGGCGGTGCGCGAGACCACGCTGTTCCGCGAGGACATGACCGCCCTGCGCGTGCTTCCCCCCGACCACTACATCGGGGTCGTCGAGGCGATCGACCGCATCGTGCCGCTCGTGGTCGACCTGAAGGAGAAGGGCGCCGCCTACGACGTCGACGGCGACATCTACTTCTCGGTCGCCTCCGACCCGCGCTTCGGCGCCGTCTCCGGGCTGTCGCCCGACGACATGCTCAAGCTCTCGGCGGAACGCGGCGGCGACCCCGAGCGGCCGGGCAAGAAGAACCCGCTCGACCCGCTGCTGTGGCGCGCGGCCCGCGACGGCGAGCCGTCGTGGCCCAGCCCGCTCGGCCCCGGACGTCCCGGCTGGCACATCGAGTGCGTCGCGATCGCCGTCGACCACCTCGGCATGGCGTTCGACGTCCAGGGCGGTGGCTCGGACCTGGTGTTCCCGCACCACGAGATGGGCGCGTCACACGCCCAGGTGGCCACCGGCGAGGCTCCGTACGCGAAGGCCTATGTGCACGCCGGCATGGTCGGCCTCGACGGCGAGAAGATGTCGAAGTCGCGCGGCAACCTCGTCTTCGTGTCCGCGCTGCGCCGGGCCGGCGTCGAGCCGATGGCGATGCGGCTCGCGCTGCTCGCCCACCACTACCGGAGCGACTGGGAGTGGACGGACGACGTCCTCACCGCCGCGCAGGACCGGCTGGACCGCTGGCGCGCCGCGGTCTCCCGGCCCGACGGACCGCCCGCCGACGCCTTGCTGGCCGCGCTGCGCGAACGCCTGGCCGACGACCTCGACGCCCCCGGCGCCCTCGCCGCGATGGACGCCTGGGCGGCGACCCAGAGCACCGGCGGCGGAACCGACGCAGGCGCGCCGGGCGTGGCCTCGCGCGCGGTGGACGCGCTGCTCGGGGTGGCGCTCTGA
- a CDS encoding SCO1664 family protein, whose product MPPRERIPPLSAAPGPAGRETALDTDAAEELLSRGEITVEGRLTDASNATLYCRIEFDGVARACVWKPVAGERPLWDFPDGTLAGREVATYALSEATGWGIVPPTVLREGPYGTGMCQLWIDGEPGGGLVDVQEASAPEPGWLPIAQVAVDDGEGGHRPALLVHRDSEPLRRVAVFDAVVNNADRKGGHLLPGADGHVYGIDHGICLHTDDKLRTLLWGWAGEGLPDDALETLRRLSTDLGKDLGAALAAHLTADEIAALGARVDALVRTRTHPVPTPGRRPAVPWPLI is encoded by the coding sequence CTGCCCCCGCGCGAACGGATACCGCCGCTGAGCGCCGCACCGGGCCCGGCGGGCCGTGAGACCGCCCTCGACACCGATGCCGCCGAAGAGCTGCTGAGCCGCGGCGAGATCACCGTCGAGGGCCGGTTGACCGATGCCTCGAACGCGACGCTGTACTGCCGTATCGAGTTCGACGGTGTCGCCCGGGCGTGCGTGTGGAAGCCGGTCGCGGGCGAACGCCCGCTGTGGGACTTCCCCGACGGCACGCTCGCCGGGCGCGAGGTGGCGACGTACGCGCTGTCCGAGGCGACGGGGTGGGGCATCGTGCCGCCGACCGTGCTGCGGGAGGGGCCGTACGGAACCGGCATGTGCCAGCTGTGGATCGACGGCGAACCGGGCGGGGGGCTCGTCGACGTCCAGGAGGCCTCGGCTCCCGAGCCGGGCTGGCTGCCGATAGCCCAGGTCGCGGTCGACGACGGCGAAGGCGGCCACCGGCCCGCGCTGCTGGTGCACCGCGACAGCGAACCGCTGCGCCGCGTGGCGGTGTTCGACGCGGTCGTCAACAACGCGGACCGCAAGGGCGGGCATCTGCTGCCCGGCGCCGACGGCCACGTCTACGGCATCGACCACGGCATCTGCCTGCACACCGACGACAAGTTGCGCACGCTGCTGTGGGGTTGGGCGGGCGAGGGCCTTCCGGACGACGCGCTGGAGACGCTGCGGCGGCTCAGCACCGACCTCGGCAAGGATCTGGGCGCGGCGCTCGCGGCGCATCTGACGGCCGACGAGATCGCGGCGCTCGGCGCGCGGGTCGACGCGTTGGTGCGGACGCGCACGCACCCGGTGCCGACTCCCGGGCGGCGGCCCGCGGTGCCCTGGCCGCTGATCTGA
- a CDS encoding DUF3090 domain-containing protein, with protein MPRQVFLYDPPDRFVAGTVGEPGQRTFFLQAAAGGRVTSVALEKAQVAVLAERVDELLDELVRRAGGETPVPAVAPPDLEDSAPLEVPILEEFRVGTMALAWDSDDERLVVEAQAQVPDDENPEDTLLGEDDEDGPPLLRVRLTGPMARAFAKRALLVVAAGRPPCPFCGLPMDADGHICPRANGYRR; from the coding sequence GTGCCCCGCCAGGTCTTCCTCTACGACCCCCCGGACCGCTTCGTCGCAGGCACGGTCGGGGAGCCAGGGCAGCGCACCTTCTTCCTCCAGGCCGCCGCGGGAGGGCGCGTCACCAGCGTCGCGCTGGAGAAGGCCCAGGTCGCGGTGCTCGCCGAGCGCGTCGACGAACTGCTCGACGAGCTTGTCCGCCGCGCCGGCGGCGAGACGCCGGTCCCGGCCGTGGCGCCGCCCGACCTCGAGGACTCCGCGCCGCTGGAGGTGCCGATCCTGGAGGAGTTCCGGGTCGGCACGATGGCGCTCGCGTGGGACTCCGACGACGAACGGCTCGTCGTGGAGGCCCAGGCACAGGTTCCCGACGACGAGAACCCCGAGGACACGCTGCTCGGCGAGGACGACGAGGACGGCCCGCCGCTGCTGCGCGTGCGCCTGACCGGGCCGATGGCCCGCGCGTTCGCCAAGCGCGCCCTGCTCGTGGTCGCCGCCGGCCGGCCGCCGTGCCCGTTCTGCGGGCTGCCGATGGACGCCGACGGGCACATCTGCCCCCGCGCGAACGGATACCGCCGCTGA
- a CDS encoding TetR/AcrR family transcriptional regulator: MRADAERNRQAIIAAARDIFSESGADAPLDEIARRAGVGIATLYRRFPHRDDLIQAVVVDTFRRMAEVAEAAVAEGTDAFDALRRFTHAALDVKIGATLPALVGHVVFDGEIDRARLDVANRLQPMLERAQEAGLVRPDVAFGDITLMVMRLSRPLPAVTKLLMDTDIAHRHLDIYLDGLRAAGSEARSVLPAPVVTLADFARFRERVGGYAGTPTDTPTDTPTDTPTDAPPAAGPPSDADPPPGPATAAAPGDPA; encoded by the coding sequence ATGCGCGCCGACGCGGAGCGGAACCGGCAGGCGATCATCGCCGCGGCCCGCGACATCTTCAGCGAGTCCGGGGCCGACGCCCCGCTCGACGAGATCGCCCGGCGTGCGGGGGTGGGCATCGCGACGCTCTACCGCCGCTTCCCGCACCGCGACGACCTGATCCAGGCGGTGGTGGTCGACACCTTCCGGCGCATGGCCGAGGTCGCCGAGGCCGCGGTCGCCGAAGGCACCGACGCGTTCGACGCGTTGCGCCGGTTCACCCACGCCGCACTCGACGTCAAGATCGGCGCGACGCTGCCCGCCCTCGTCGGGCACGTGGTGTTCGACGGCGAGATAGACCGCGCACGGCTCGACGTCGCCAACCGGCTCCAGCCGATGCTGGAGCGGGCGCAGGAAGCGGGCCTGGTCCGGCCGGACGTCGCGTTCGGCGACATCACCCTCATGGTGATGCGGCTGAGCCGGCCGCTGCCCGCGGTCACCAAACTCCTGATGGACACCGACATCGCCCACCGGCACCTGGACATCTACCTCGACGGCCTGCGGGCGGCCGGCAGCGAGGCGCGCTCGGTCCTGCCCGCCCCCGTCGTCACCCTCGCCGACTTCGCGAGGTTCCGGGAGAGGGTGGGCGGTTACGCCGGTACCCCGACCGACACCCCGACCGACACCCCGACCGACACCCCGACCGACGCGCCGCCCGCGGCCGGACCCCCGTCCGACGCCGACCCGCCGCCCGGCCCGGCGACCGCGGCGGCCCCGGGCGATCCCGCCTGA